One Mesorhizobium sp. L-2-11 genomic region harbors:
- a CDS encoding dicarboxylate/amino acid:cation symporter → MLTPLAPSVKRAPRKTLFAKPYVQVLVAILLGVAVGHFYPQIGENLKPLGDAFIKLVKMIIAPVIFLTVSTGIAGMSDLQKVGRVAGKAMVYFFTFSTLALIVGLIVGNVIQPGAGLNIDLTSLDVQAVNGYASKAHEQSVTGFLMNMIPTTIVGAFVEGDILQVLFFSVLFGIALAMVGESGKSVLSFLQDLTAPVFKLVGILMKAAPIGAFGAMAFTIGKYGIGSVAHLAMLVGTFYLTAFLFVFGVLGAVCRYNGFSIFSLIRYIKEELLLVLGTSSSEAALPSLMAKMEKAGAKRSVVGLVIPTGYSFNLDGTNIYMTLAALFIAQATNTDLSVGDQVLLLLVAMLSSKGAAGVTGAGFVTLAATLSVVPAVPVAGMALILGVDRFMSECRALTNLVGNAVASLVVARWEAELDQAQLKAAFCGHQPAETSTGQPLITPAPSNSAASLPVEPPGWSQTPDDRAAGSKQTLAGR, encoded by the coding sequence ATGTTGACCCCACTGGCTCCAAGCGTAAAGCGCGCACCCCGCAAGACCCTTTTTGCCAAGCCTTACGTGCAGGTGCTTGTCGCAATCCTGCTCGGAGTCGCGGTTGGCCATTTTTATCCGCAAATCGGAGAAAACCTGAAGCCGCTCGGCGATGCCTTCATCAAGCTCGTCAAGATGATCATCGCGCCCGTTATCTTTCTGACCGTGTCGACTGGAATTGCCGGCATGAGCGATCTTCAGAAGGTCGGCCGTGTTGCCGGCAAGGCGATGGTCTATTTCTTCACCTTCTCGACGCTCGCGCTTATCGTCGGCCTCATCGTCGGCAATGTCATTCAGCCTGGCGCCGGCCTCAACATCGATCTGACCTCGCTCGACGTCCAAGCCGTCAATGGCTATGCCTCAAAGGCCCATGAGCAGTCCGTGACCGGCTTCCTCATGAACATGATCCCGACCACGATTGTCGGCGCCTTTGTGGAAGGCGACATTCTACAGGTGTTGTTCTTCTCCGTCCTCTTCGGCATCGCGCTGGCGATGGTCGGAGAATCGGGCAAATCGGTTCTTTCCTTCCTTCAGGACCTCACTGCACCCGTTTTCAAATTGGTCGGCATCCTGATGAAAGCCGCGCCGATCGGTGCTTTCGGAGCAATGGCCTTCACGATTGGCAAATATGGCATCGGTTCGGTAGCCCACCTTGCGATGCTGGTCGGGACCTTCTATCTCACGGCCTTCCTCTTCGTATTCGGGGTTCTCGGTGCAGTCTGTCGCTACAACGGCTTCTCGATCTTTTCTCTTATCCGCTACATAAAGGAAGAGCTGCTGCTGGTCCTCGGAACGTCCTCCTCCGAGGCTGCGCTGCCCTCTCTCATGGCGAAAATGGAAAAGGCCGGCGCCAAGCGCTCGGTCGTGGGCCTGGTTATCCCGACCGGATATTCCTTCAATCTGGATGGCACCAATATCTACATGACCCTCGCGGCCCTTTTCATCGCGCAGGCGACGAATACGGATTTGTCAGTTGGCGATCAGGTCCTGCTGCTGCTCGTCGCGATGCTTTCCTCCAAGGGTGCAGCAGGTGTCACAGGTGCCGGCTTCGTCACGTTGGCCGCTACGCTCTCCGTAGTGCCGGCAGTTCCCGTTGCTGGAATGGCGCTGATCCTTGGCGTCGATCGCTTCATGTCGGAATGCAGGGCACTGACGAATTTGGTCGGTAACGCGGTGGCATCGCTCGTCGTCGCCCGCTGGGAAGCCGAACTGGATCAGGCGCAATTGAAAGCTGCATTCTGCGGCCACCAGCCTGCCGAGACATCAACCGGCCAGCCACTGATAACGCCCGCGCCGAGCAACTCGGCAGCATCGCTGCCGGTTGAACCGCCTGGCTGGTCCCAAACGCCGGACGATCGGGCCGCGGGTTCCAAACAAACTCTCGCGGGCCGATGA